Proteins from one Gossypium raimondii isolate GPD5lz chromosome 8, ASM2569854v1, whole genome shotgun sequence genomic window:
- the LOC105791478 gene encoding transcription factor MYB78: MDVYESGFISEMTPQSKEDMDVRKGPWTEEEDYMLKTYVNVHGEGSWNSVARLSGLKRSGKSCRLRWLNYLRPEVIRGNISLQEQLLILQLHSRWGNRWSKIAQQLPGRTDNEIKNYWRTRVLKQAKQLKCDVNSQEFRDTMRCVWIPRLIERICASSGSPSAQPSTTYEKTSVLPELSGTSSDSQDGQLSSVSDLTDCYNPPSYSNYPNSLQNGWGLWSENLGGTWNIEDGVGFQATEGEESMESVWNEENIWFLRQQLYDDKDDMN, from the exons ATGGATGTTTACGAGAGCGGTTTCATATCTGAAATGACTCCACAAAGTAAAGAAGATATGGATGTAAGGAAAGGTCCATGGACTGAAGAAGAAGACTACATGCTCAAAACTTATGTCAATGTTCATGGCGAAGGTAGCTGGAACTCAGTTGCTCGCTTATCAG GATTGAAAAGAAGTGGAAAAAGCTGCAGATTAAGATGGCTGAACTACTTGAGACCAGAAGTGATACGTGGGAACATAAGTCTCCAAGAGCAGCTTTTGATTCTTCAACTCCATTCTCGATGGGGCAACAg ATGGTCAAAAATTGCACAACAATTACCCGGGAGGACAGACAATGAGATAAAGAACTATTGGAGAACCAGGGTCCTAAAACAGGCAAAACAGCTTAAATGCGACGTTAACAGCCAAGAATTCAGGGACACCATGCGTTGCGTTTGGATTCCTCGTCTGATTGAACGGATCTGTGCTTCATCCGGATCCCCCTCGGCTCAACCCTCCACCACCTATGAAAAGACGAGTGTCCTGCCCGAGTTATCAGGCACTTCATCAGACTCCCAGGACGGCCAACTCTCTTCCGTTTCAGACCTCACAGATTGTTACAACCCACCAAGCTATTCAAACTACCCGAATAGCTTACAGAACGGGTGGGGTTTATGGTCGGAAAATTTAGGCGGCACTTGGAATATAGAGGATGGGGTTGGATTTCAGGCGACGGAGGGTGAAGAGTCGATGGAGAGTGTGTGGAACGAAGAGAATATTTGGTTCCTAAGACAGCAGCTTTATGATGACAAGGATGATATGAATTAG